Proteins encoded in a region of the Augochlora pura isolate Apur16 chromosome 4, APUR_v2.2.1, whole genome shotgun sequence genome:
- the LOC144468328 gene encoding serine/threonine-protein kinase Nek5 isoform X2 → MSMHISDYVFETLLGQGTFGSVYLVRRKTNSKPFVVKEQMFNAANALPFKNILGEVQYLHKLRHPNIVAYYGAWIEEDRCYILMEYATRCTLKDLLSKRRTPLTDSDALYLFSQVVLGVHHIHYKKILHRDLKPENIMLTGNHGDIVKIGDFGISKNVQEVGDPPITCRAGSLYYMAPEMFERQCYDFKCDIWSMGVVLYEMVTKRHPFPATNAADIVNMTCNEQPGSFRGYTSPAVVNLISKMLRKLPHSRPKTDQLMLCPHLVPFIARTYLNLGRVPRTFDREEGICNSEVFLKFLRPRNKHRTL, encoded by the exons ATGTCGATGCATATAAGCGATTATGTTTTTGAGACATTGTTAGGTCAAGGTACTTTTGG ATCCGTTTATTTGGTGCGAAGAAAGACAAATTCGAAGCCATTCGTTGTGAAGGAACAAATGTTCAATGCTGCGAATGCTTTACCCTTTAAG AATATATTAGGAGAAGTACAGTATTTACACAAGCTGAGACATCCAAACATAGTGGCTTATTACGGAGCCTGGATAGAAGAGGATCGTTGCTATATACTTATGGAATACGCGACACGATGTACTTTGAAGGATTTGCTAAGTAAGCGGCGAACACCACTTACGGATAGT GACGCACTGTACCTATTTTCGCAAGTAGTTCTCGGCGTTCATCACATACATTACAAGAAGATCCTTCATCGAGACTTGAAGCCAGAGAACATTATGCTAACCGGAAACCATGGCGACATCGTGAAAATCGGTGATTTTGGAATATCGAAAAATGTCCAAGA AGTAGGAGATCCACCGATAACGTGTCGCGCTGGATCGTTGTATTACATGGCTCCGGAAATGTTTGAAAGGCAATGTTACGATTTCAAATGCGATATTTGGAGCATGGGAGTTGTTCTTTACGAGATGGTAACAAAGAGACATCCTTTTCCTGCCACG AATGCGGCGGATATCGTAAATATGACATGCAATGAACAACCAGGATCCTTTCGCGGATATACGTCGCCGGCTGTCGTTAATTTGATATCAAAGATGTTGAGGAAACTACCACATTCACGGCCGAAGACGGATCAATTGATGCTGTGTCCCCAtcttgttccttttattgCTCGAACGTATTTGAATCTAGGTCGGGTTCCGCGTACCTTCGATCGGGAGGAAGGGATTTGTAATTCCGaagtgtttttaaaatttctaaggCCACGCAACAAACATAGAACACTTTGA
- the LOC144468328 gene encoding serine/threonine-protein kinase Nek5 isoform X1 — protein sequence MSMHISDYVFETLLGQGTFGSVYLVRRKTNSKPFVVKEQMFNAANALPFKNILGEVQYLHKLRHPNIVAYYGAWIEEDRCYILMEYATRCTLKDLLSKRRTPLTDSDALYLFSQVVLGVHHIHYKKILHRDLKPENIMLTGNHGDIVKIGDFGISKNVQEVGDPPITCRAGSLYYMAPEMFERQCYDFKCDIWSMGVVLYEMVTKRHPFPATLVRFQNAADIVNMTCNEQPGSFRGYTSPAVVNLISKMLRKLPHSRPKTDQLMLCPHLVPFIARTYLNLGRVPRTFDREEGICNSEVFLKFLRPRNKHRTL from the exons ATGTCGATGCATATAAGCGATTATGTTTTTGAGACATTGTTAGGTCAAGGTACTTTTGG ATCCGTTTATTTGGTGCGAAGAAAGACAAATTCGAAGCCATTCGTTGTGAAGGAACAAATGTTCAATGCTGCGAATGCTTTACCCTTTAAG AATATATTAGGAGAAGTACAGTATTTACACAAGCTGAGACATCCAAACATAGTGGCTTATTACGGAGCCTGGATAGAAGAGGATCGTTGCTATATACTTATGGAATACGCGACACGATGTACTTTGAAGGATTTGCTAAGTAAGCGGCGAACACCACTTACGGATAGT GACGCACTGTACCTATTTTCGCAAGTAGTTCTCGGCGTTCATCACATACATTACAAGAAGATCCTTCATCGAGACTTGAAGCCAGAGAACATTATGCTAACCGGAAACCATGGCGACATCGTGAAAATCGGTGATTTTGGAATATCGAAAAATGTCCAAGA AGTAGGAGATCCACCGATAACGTGTCGCGCTGGATCGTTGTATTACATGGCTCCGGAAATGTTTGAAAGGCAATGTTACGATTTCAAATGCGATATTTGGAGCATGGGAGTTGTTCTTTACGAGATGGTAACAAAGAGACATCCTTTTCCTGCCACG cTGGTTCGGTTTCAGAATGCGGCGGATATCGTAAATATGACATGCAATGAACAACCAGGATCCTTTCGCGGATATACGTCGCCGGCTGTCGTTAATTTGATATCAAAGATGTTGAGGAAACTACCACATTCACGGCCGAAGACGGATCAATTGATGCTGTGTCCCCAtcttgttccttttattgCTCGAACGTATTTGAATCTAGGTCGGGTTCCGCGTACCTTCGATCGGGAGGAAGGGATTTGTAATTCCGaagtgtttttaaaatttctaaggCCACGCAACAAACATAGAACACTTTGA
- the LOC144468325 gene encoding MAM and LDL-receptor class A domain-containing protein 1: MRSTLLICYCLTRVSYASPWHPVNPTLGEQVDLVGAVNENFSPNQIRAPESSQTKDSIDFPNFDNIFNVTHSPLNSIDRDRGGPGRSSARGLDRDRDREPLDDVERIEPIQWPVRPDTFYTQSSIASSTSISSRTPLDSPTLAQRDPSTQRCPPMSGPSPALASSVDEVFCDFNTFPTQTLCEWRNGDGTLDWRAGTGMATNWMGGPPSDYTTGTMEGGYAFLETSQIPLSKESKARTLGGLLHSPQLGSTGVSGTCVMFKYALDGLSVAGLRVLIHAGTDEYSSKKEETEMIGTDNGTLPSCKPSVAETFSERIIWNAEYYTLGVWQQAQVLYTYPELHSVVIEGIPVDTTDTARLYRGYVAVDDIDLQPGTSCVGFCNFAGGFCDWSNDAEDDFDWTISRGSGNPTTGPAMDSSSERSTAGGYAYIDSSFPRRPGDRARLLSTSFPAPNADAPMCLHFWFHMFGTGIGSLKLFVRHFRSLDAPLREIWSLNGNAGNTWFVAEITISSLDDFQLVFEASVGNTGMGDIAIDDISFAQGSCPISPQVAAPTPRDCSFEVDECDWINSRDPDRVEWERVLFQVLGSRNQRKPYSNGYTINRRNEFFLGLGRPRGGPRSSGGGTAQLVSREINGSEESVCITFWYLMFESYIDSSGPSLGVLRVSVQTTGESSTESRSIWQLYNNQGPTWNYAQISVTEKRNFNIVFEGTWGPNRASGSIGIDDISFYTGKCTVKPPSAAARPEDCSFEKGLCGWENITSSDNERAVTWQSAFLTHRPAQLLDKTFGATGDFIFFDIFTTNQKSTDVRLRSPIIQTSPDEESVCFTFWFAAFGVEESTTLQVIKMNAEEEQGVPNDTGNQEQTLWSLTAKGFNNPRPVWTAGQVTIDARVPYHLILRGSASNGGFAIDDIKFQPQTCATRPTAAQPIVAGEN; the protein is encoded by the exons ATGCGTTCGACGCTATTGATTTGTTATTGCTTGACTCGAGTATCGTACGCGAGTCCATGGCATCCCGTGAACCCGACACTCGGGGAGCAAGTAGATTTGGTGGGAGCCGTGAACGAGAATTTCAGCCCGAACCAGATTCGGGCGCCCGAAAGCAGCCAGACCAAAGACTCGATCGATTTTCCAAATTTCGATAACATTTTCAATGTAACGCACTCTCCGCTGAATTCGATTGATCGCGATCGCGGTGGTCCCGGTCGCAGTTCTGCTCGTGGTCTTGATCGCGATCGAGACCGCGAACCTTTGGACGACGTGGAACGCATCGAGCCTATACAATGGCCTGTTAGACCGGATACGTTCTACACTCAGAGTTCGATCGCTTCGAGTACGTCGATATCGTCGCGGACTCCGCTCGATTCACCTACGCTCGCTCAAAGAGATCCTTCGACGCAGAG GTGTCCCCCCATGAGCGGGCCGTCGCCAGCACTCGCATCATCCGTGGACGAAGTTTTTTGCGATTTCAACACGTTTCCGACACAAACGCTTTGCGAATGGCGAAACGGGGATGGCACCTTAGATTGGAGAGCAGGTACCGGCATGGCTACCAATTGGATGGGTGGACCTCCGAGCGATTATACCACTGGAACCATGGAAGGAGG GTACGCTTTCCTGGAAACCTCGCAAATACCGCTGTCCAAAGAAAGCAAGGCAAGAACCTTGGGAGGACTGTTGCACAGTCCTCAATTGGGAAGTACCGGAGTGAGCGGAACCTGCGTCATGTTCAAGTACGCGTTGGATGGGCTAAGCGTAGCCGGTTTGAGAGTGTTGATTCACGCGGGAACGGACGAGTATTCGAGCAAGAAGGAGGAAACGGAGATGATCGGAACCGACAATGGGACGTTACCGTCCTGCAAGCCTTCCGTCGCTGAAACGTTCAGCGAACGTATCATTTGGAACGCTGAATACTATACCCTCGGCGTTTGGCAGCAAGCCCAAGTGCTCTATACCTATCCCGAATTACATTCG GTGGTAATCGAGGGAATTCCTGTGGATACCACCGATACGGCTCGTTTGTACAGAGGATACGTAGCCGTAGACGACATAGATTTACAGCCTGGTACATCTTGCGTAGGGTTCTGCAACTTTGCGGGTGGGTTTTGCGATTGGAGCAACGACGCTGAGGATGATTTTGACTGGACGATT AGTCGGGGAAGCGGAAACCCAACGACTGGACCAGCCATGGACAGTTCTAGCGAGCGTTCAACAGCCGGTGGATACGCATACATAGACTCGTCGTTTCCACGCAGACCTGGAGACAGAGCCAGACTTCTTAGCACGAGTTTCCCTGCCCCGAATGCCGACGCACCCATGTGCCTCCACTTTTGGTTCCACATGTTCGGTACCGGGATTGGCAGCCTGAAGCTGTTCGTAAGACATTTTCGTAGCTTGGACGCACCTCTTCGAGAGATTTGGTCGTTGAACGGAAATGCTGGGAACACGTGGTTCGTCGCCGAAATCACCATCAGCTCCTTGGACGATTTTCAACTGGTGTTCGAGGCCTCGGTGGGAAACACTGGAATGGGCGACATCGCCATCGACGACATCTCCTTCGCGCAAGGATCTTGTCCGA TTTCGCCTCAAGTCGCTGCACCAACACCTCGAGACTGTAGCTTCGAAGTCGACGAATGCGACTGGATCAACTCCAGAGACCCTGATCGTGTTGAATGGGAACGGGTGTTGTTCCAAGTGCTCGGCTCGAGGAATCAGCGGAAACCGTATAGCAATGGCTATACGATCAACAGGAGAAACGAGTTTTTCCTTGGTCTGGGACGTCCGCGTGGTGGGCCACGGTCGTCCGGAGGTGGAACAGCGCAGCTCGTTAGTCGTGAAATCAATGGCAGCGAAGAGTCAGTTTGCATCACCTTTTGGTATTTGATGTTTGAATCTTACATCGACTCTAGTGGACCGAGTCTAG GAGTGCTTCGGGTATCGGTACAGACAACCGGGGAATCTTCTACCGAGTCCAGGTCAATTTGGCAGCTTTATAATAATCAAGGACCCACGTGGAATTACGCGCAAATTAGCGTAACCGAGAAGAGGAACTTTAACATTGTGTTCGAGGGTACTTGGGGTCCGAATCGAGCCAGCGGCAGTATAGGCATCGACGATATTTCGTTTTACACCGGCAAATGTACAG TGAAACCACCGAGTGCTGCGGCCAGGCCGGAAGACTGCAGCTTCGAAAAAGGATTATGCGGATGGGAAAATATTACTTCGTCGGACAACGAACGCGCAGTCACTTGGCAGAGTGCTTTTCTCACTCATCGACCGGCTCAGTTGCTGGACAAAACTTTTGGAGCGACCGGTGATTTTATCTTTTTCGATATATTTACGACCAATCAGAAATCAACGGATGTACGGCTGCGATCACCGATTATACAAACATCGCCGGACGAAGAATCCGTTTGCTTCACCTTTTGGTTCGCTGCTTTCGGAGTCGAAGAGTCCACCACGCTGCAAGTTATCAAGATGAACGCGGAAGAAGAACAAGGCGTTCCGAACGATACTGGAAACCAGGAGCAAACT CTATGGTCGTTAACCGCTAAAGGATTTAATAATCCAAGACCCGTGTGGACTGCAGGACAAGTTACGATCGACGCGCGTGTACCTTATCATTTGATCTTACGAGGAAGCGCCAGCAACGGAGGTTTCGCTATCGACGATATTAAATTCCAGCCTCAAACATGTGCAA CCCGACCAACTGCTGCTCAACCAATTGTCGCTGGTGAAAATTAA
- the LOC144468327 gene encoding rRNA methyltransferase 3, mitochondrial: protein MVLFNVLYNSTLRSFGHSTKYKSIITTVDVTLNQTRTRMKWASRTPAAIVNEDELYDNDETTKQRSISSKRISAVRTARKKSIEKLKEVPAIENKKRIIVCEHDDPTITSIMTKIRSRKRREKNDQIILEGYRLIKDAVEAGVELEIVLFNNKDDIDKLNRIIPDKAQLYKVPYKTIQLWSTLTSPPGVIGIFKTPKVENNVTDSDLLPLTIICDNVREPGNLGSIMRAAAGVGCEQLILIKGCVDLWDPKVLRAASGAHFRLPIHAFPSWDEVPPLINENSTIFLADSNFGDKFVPQYNTDMLQPSIGIFDVDPEQLKSNSANDDDANKSIVLESNGAANIKAMADLLLKLPVVPYYSVDYTRQEIVLVLSGETCGLSLDSYKLLNDRKAIRINIPLANRVDSLNAGVALGIVTFEMKRQFIKRQAEL from the exons ATGGTACTTTTTAATGTCTTATACAACAGTACTCTTCGATCTTTTGGACATTCAACGAAATACAAATCAATTATAACAACGGTCGATGTAACGTTGAATCAAACCCGAACGCGAATGAAGTGGGCTAGCCGTACACCGGCTGCAATTGTTAACGAAGACGAGCTTTACGACAACGATGAGACCACCAAACAAAGAAGTATCTCAAGTAAGAGAATCTCAGCAGTACGAACAGCACGGAAAAAATCGATAGAAAAGCTTAAGGAAGTTCCAGcgattgaaaacaaaaaacgAATCATTGTGTGCGAACACGATGATCCAACCATAAC ATCTATAATGACTAAAATTAGGTCAcggaaaagaagagaaaagaacgaTCAAATCATTTTGGAAGGATACCGATTAATTAAGGACGCCGTCGAGGCTGGTGTAGaattggaaattgttttatttaacaataaagacgatatcgataaattaaacCGTATTATCCCTGACAAGGCACAACTTTATAAAGTTCCATATAAAACTATTCAATTATGGTCTACCTTAACCAGCCCGCCTGGAGTAATAG GAATATTTAAGACTCCCAAAGTAGAGAACAATGTTACTGACAGTGACTTGTTACCGCTTACTATTATATGCGACAATGTGAGGGAACCTGGAAACTTGGGATCAATTATGAGGGCAGCAGCAGGCGTAGGATGTgaacaattaattctaataaaag GTTGCGTGGATCTGTGGGATCCGAAAGTTCTAAGGGCCGCGAGTGGCGCTCACTTTCGACTGCCTATTCATGCGTTTCCATCATGGGACGAGGTTCCGCCCTTAATAAACGAAAACTCGACCATTTTTCTGGCTGATAGTAACTTTGGCGATAAGTTTGTACCACAGTATAACACTGACATGCTTCAACCCAGCATTGGAATATTTGACGTCGATCCGGAACAACTGAAATCGAACTCAGCTAACGACGACGATGCGAATAAAAGCATCGTTCTAGAATCGAATGGAGCAGCAAATATAAAAGCAATGGCAGACCTTTTGTTGAAACTACCTGTCGTACCCTACTATTCTGTAGATTATACGAGACAAGAAATTGTGCTCGTCTTAAGCGGAGAAACCTGTGGTTTGTCTCTCGACTCGTACAAGTTGTTGAACGATAGGAAAGCTATTCGTATCAACATACCTTTGGCAAACAGAGTCGACAGTTTAAACGCTGGGGTTGCCCTTGGCATCGTTACATTCGAAATGAAGaggcaatttataaaaagacaagcggaactataa
- the LOC144468329 gene encoding LOW QUALITY PROTEIN: uncharacterized protein LOC144468329 (The sequence of the model RefSeq protein was modified relative to this genomic sequence to represent the inferred CDS: deleted 1 base in 1 codon): MTATLSVARRFPDCVDWQKMHTVAVWTAFVLAYSSSPLVAGIRFIDPISAQSGNTGDIGEKCVHLTEPTCEELRAMWRYTKRQSSAASYNIRESYSEGVEPPVNYRGGARNRAGGSTPIYGKVVHKVPGGSRLRNGMRHSSKQQNKYLYGEVNHQFSGGEPTPQCSHNGGRFDRLKELLLEDRARELQEQHDAEQMAAKTSGYEYATDNEDQLQMQQHRKQFFKPILQISTKPHDELGLYAYNMPNIGQAWSRSGPQSREYALR, encoded by the exons ATGACAGCAACTCTCTCAGTTGCTCGTCGGTTTCCGGACTGCGTGGACTGGCAG AAAATGCACACCGTAGCCGTATGGACCGCTTTCGTGTTAGCGTACTCGAGCAGCCCGTTAGTGGCCGGTATACGATTCATTGATCCGATCTCGGCTCAGTCGGGAAATACCGGCGACATCGGTGAGAAGTGCGTGCACCTAACTGAGCCAACGTGCGAGGAATTGAGGGCAATGTGGAGATACACGAAGCGACAGAGTAGCGCTGCGAGTTACAATATAAGGGAGTCGTATTCCGAAGGCGTCGAGCCCCCTGTTAATTATCGTG GTGGTGCACGAAACCGAGCAGGTGGTAGCACTCCAATTTATGGAAAAGTAGTTCACAAGGTACCGGGTGGAAGCAGATTGAGAAACGGTATGCGACACTCCTCGAAACAGCAAAACAAATATCTTTACGGAGAGGTCAATCATCAGTTTTCGGGGGGGGAGCCGACGCCCCAATGTTCGCACAATGGT GGCAGGTTCGACCGTTTAAAAGAGTTGCTTCTCGAAGATCGTGCCCGCGAACTGCAG GAGCAACACGACGCCGAGCAAATGGCCGCAAAAACATCTGGCTACGAATACGCAACGGACAACGAAGATCAATTGCAAATGCAGCAacatcgaaaacaatttttcaaaccgaTATTGCAAATCTCGACGAAACCGCACGACGAGCTTGGTCTGTATGCTTACAATATGCCAAATATTGGTCAGGCATGGTCG aggAGCGGACCGCAATCTCGTGAGTACGCGTTGCGATAA